CACGACCAGCACCTCGGAGGACACTTCTCTCAGCAGTGCCTGAATACCCCGGTCGTCAATGTCCTTCAGGTTGTCGAAGACAAACATCAGGTCTTCAATAGTGGACGCGAGATCCGGGTCCATATCCTTGATGGAATCCATCAGGCCGCCCTCAATACTGCGGTCCATGAAGTTCATGATATCGGCAGCGCGCTTGACGCCGCCAATGCGGCTGGTCTGGGCCGCGGAACCACCAGAGAACTGCTTCTCGAGGATGTCGTTCAACTCCTGAAGTGCCTGTGGCTGGATACTTTCCAGGGAAGCCACCCGCATCATCACATCCAGGCGCACCTTGTCGTCGAGAGTGCCGAGGATTTCGGCGGCCTGGTCAGGATCAAGATAGGAGATAACAATGGCCTGGATCTGAGGGTGCTCATAGCGAATGATGTCCCCGACGGCACGTGGCTCCATCCACTTCAGGGTATCCAGGCCGGTGGTGTTGCCGCCGATAAGAATCCGGTCAATCAGGCTCGAGGCCTTATCGTCACCCAGGGCCTGGGTAAGCATGGTGCGGATGTAATCATCGTTGCCGACGCCCAGACCAGTCTGACCGCCGACGGCCTCGACAAACTGGTTCAGCACAAAGGTAACGTCATCCTTGCTGACATCCTTCATCTGGGCCATGGCCACACCAACCCGCTGCACCTCTTTCGGGCCCATGTGCTTGAGCACTTCGGCAGCGTCGTTTTCGCCAAGTGACATCAGCAGGATCGCCGCCTGTTCTACCCGCGGAATTTTCCGCTGGAGCTTTTGCGGCGCCTCAGGCTGGCGGTTGTTCTCATCAGTCATCGACATTCACCCACTGGCGCATCACCTGGGAGACCCGGGCGGGGTCTTCCGCAATCAGGCCTTTCAGTGCATTTAGCTGCCTATCATAGCTGTCTGTTGCCCCGGGCAAAAGCAGATCGTCCTGCGAGTGCATGGCCTCACGCAGGGCGTCGCCACCCTCAATGCCATCCAGGCCTTCGTAACCGTCCTCACCAGAATCGCCCCGACGTTCGTTGCGACCGCCACCAGAGAGACTCTTCAGGGTCGGGCGCAACAATCCCAGTACCAGCACCAGGATCACGAGTCCCGCCAGTACCTGCTTCATCAGGTCCCAGAACCAGGGCTGCTCCCAGAATCCCGGCGCTTCGAATTCCATCTGCTCCTGGGCTGCGAAGGCTGTATTCATGACCGTAACACTGTCTCCCCGGGCCGCAGAATAACCAACAGCGTCACGCACCAGCATGGTCAGGCGCTGCAGCTCCTGCTCAGGCCAGGGTTCGTAGCTGACCTCTCCGGTCTGGGGATCCACTACTTTCATGTCATCAACTGCGAGGGCTACAGACAACCGTTTTACCCGGCCCAGTTCCTGGCGCACGTAGCTGACCGTGCGGTCCATCTCGTAGTTACGGGTGGACTCCTCACGTACATTCACCGGCGGCGCCTGTGCCCCGCCCTCGTCGCTATCATTGGCCTGCTCCGGCACGGTTGCCTGGGCCGGCGGCTGGTTGGACAGAGCACCGGGAATGCCACCGGTACCACCAGCAGCACGACGCTCGGACATCTGGCGTTCACTTCGCACTGCCTGTTGTTCAGGATTGAAAAGCTCCTCGGCCTGTTCCACCGAAGAAAAATCAAGGTCTGCCGTCACTTCGGCGCGGAACCGCCCGTCTCCGACCACGGGGCGTACCAGAGAGGCAACCCGACGGGTCAGGCGGTCCTCAACGCGTGCAGTGTAATCGTACTGGTCTTCCATCTGTCGACTGTCACCGCCGTCATCGCGACCGGTGAGCAGGTTTCCACTCTGGTCAACCACGGTGACATTGTCCTTGGACATTTCCGGAATGCTGCCGGCGACCAGGTTCACAATCGAGGCAATCTGTTCGTGCTCCAGACGGCGGCCTGCTACCACTTCCAGAAAAACAGAGGCAGTCGGTGTGCGGGCGTCACGGACAAACACGGAGCGCTCGGGGATTGCAAGGTGAACCCGTGCCGCACGAACCGTGCGCATGCTGCCAATGGTTCGCGCCAGTTCCCCTTCCAGGCCCCGGCGGAAGCTGATGGTTTCCATGAACTGGGAGGTGCCCAGACCGCGATCCTGGTCCAGCAGCTCGTAACCCATCGTCTGCTCGTCTGTCACACCCTCGGCCGCCAGCTTCAGACGGGCGTTATAAACCTCATCCGAAGGCACCAGCAAAGCGCCGGTGCGCGGCTCCATGCGGTATTCAATACCGTTGGCGTCAAGAATGGTGGTGACGTCCTGAGGGTTGTACCCGGACATATCCCCCACCACCGGCTGGTAGTTGGGTTCCTGCGCCCAGAGAACCACGGCAACACCGAGTGCAACACTGGCGGCAAGCCCCACCATCAGTCCCACCTGCCGCAGCAGGTTGAGCCTGTTGAACCCGAATATCAGATCACTACGGCTTTCGCCGGTGTCGTCACCACGCGCCGCGGGCATATTCGAGGATGAGGTTTCGGCAGGTAAACTGGCCATGGGTCTGCTCCGCTATCAAACCGGCATATTCATGATGTCTTCGTAGGCCTTGACCACCCGGTTTCGTACCTGGGTGAGTGCCTCGAAGGAAATGGACGCCTTTTCGGACGCAATCATGACACGGGTAATATCCACATTCGGATCGCCCATATCGTAAGCGGTCTTGAGATCATTGGACGACTGCTGCAACTCGTTCACTGACCCTACGGCCTGGCTGAGCATGTCACTGAATTTCGGGGTTTCAGGGGTTTCCTGCAACCGGGAGGGCCCATCTATCCGACCGCGGATATTGTTATCCTGCTCAACCCGCTGATTCTCCATCATCTGCGAGCGCATATTGCGGATTTCGGACAGAACACTGTTGATGTCAGCACGTTGAACCATGATTCACTCTCCCGGACCGCCCCTGTAGCGGGCAAGCCATTGAACTGGATATCGCTTTCCGGGGTTAAAGCAAACCACAGGCCAATATTAATTATTGTATTATTTTCATAAACTTAATGAACTTTCTGGCAGGAAGGCGCAAGACAACGACAGTCTTTTGACGAGCCCATAAAAAACGGCACCCGAAGGTGCCGCACGAAAGAGTGGCTAAAGGAATTCAGGCGGCGGCCAGCTCGGCATCCAGATCAATGCCCGCATCGCGCATCTGGGCCAGCTTGTATCTGAGCGTGCGGGGGCTTATGCCCAGCTGTTCCGCAGCCCGGTTACGACGGCCACGTTCCTTTTTCAGGGCCTGGATTATGATCCGGAATTCACGCTGGCGAACCTCGTCCCCAAGAGACGTTGAGGCCAGATCCTCAAAGCCCTTCCCGGTGGATTGATCAGTCGTCTTCTCGCCTGTCTGAGCGACTGCTACGGAAGGCGGTTCGGGCGCAACCTGCCCGGGCGTCACGGAAGCTGAACCGCTGTCCATCCGTCCGGTAATACCCAGTTCCAGACACAGGTCGCCGGCATGAATCACGTTACCCTGGTGCAGCACCAGTGCGCGCTGGATGGCGTTATCCAGTTCGCGAACATTGCCGGGCCACCGGTGTGTCATCAGCGCGTTCCTGGCGTCAGGCGCAAAGGTCACGCCTGTAAGCTTCATCTTGCGACAATGAGCCTTGAGCAAGGCAGTGGCCAGGGGCATGATGTCCAGTGCGCGCTCGCGCAGTGGCTGCCAGTGCATGGGAAATACCGTCAACCGATAATAAAGGTCTTCGCGGAACTTGCCTTCCCGGACATGGTCGGACAGGTCCCGGTTGGTAGTGGCGATCACCCTCACGTCCAGCACAATGGTCTTGCGTCCGCCCACCCGCTCAACTTCACGCTCCTGCAACACTCGCAGTAATTTGGACTGCAGGCTCAGATCCATTTCCGAGATTTCGTCCAGCAGAATGGTACCGCCGTTGGCCTGCTCAAACTTGCCGGGAGAGGATGCAACTGCACCGGTGAAGGCGCCCTTCTCATGGCCGAACAGGATGGCTTCCAGCATGTTCTCGGGAATCGCCGCGCAGTTAATGGCAACGAAAGGCTGTTCGGACCGGGGCGATTGCTGGTGAATATAGCGCGCCAGCACTTCTTTACCGGTACCACTCTCGCCGGAAATCATCACCGTTGAGTCGCTGCCCGCCACCTTTGTTGCCAACTGGAACATGCGTTTGCTGATGGGGTCTTCCGCTACCGGCTGATCGCCACCTTTCTGACGGCCGCCACCCACGACCTTGCTGACGGCGTCCACCAGCACGGCCGGCTCGAACGGCTTCACCAGGTAGTCAATGGCGCCCGCCTGCATGGCGGAAACCGCGTGGCTGATCTGGCCGTACGCGGTAATCAGCATGGTCGGCAACCCGGGGTACAACCTCTGTATCTCATGCAGCAGGTCATGGCCGGACATACCGGGCATATTCACGTCACTCACGACCATGTCCACCGGTGACTCGGCCAGTTGTGCCAGTGCCTGCCTGGCATCGGCAGCTTCCCGCACCCGGAACTTCGCCAGCTCCAGTGTGGTCACCAGCGCTTCACGCAGATCGTGGTCATCCTCAACGATCAGAATTTGGGCTTTGGCCATGATTGCCTCCGGTCAGTTATGCTTTTTTAGCTTGCGAATGCCGGCCACCGGCCGACAGCGAACGCAACAACGGCAGCGAAATGGTTGCCACAGCGCCCCCCTCGGAGGGCGCCTCAATAGCAAACCGGCCCTGGTGCGCTTTCACAACAGCCTGGACCACCGCCAGCCCGAGCCCCGTGCCGTGAGACTTGGTGGTATAGAAAGCTTCCAGAAGCTGACTGGCCTGCTCCGGAGAAAACCCGGGGCCGTTATCGGCGATCCTAACCACCAGTTCGCCATTGGCAGAAGCTATGGCAACCGTGACGGTCGTTGCGCCAGCTTCCACGCTGTTATTCACCAGGTTGGTACAGGCGCCGACCAGAGCATCGCGATTACACATCAGCGACTCGCTGTCTGCCTGGCTGTCCAGCTCCACGGCCACACCGGAAGGCAGTTTCAGCCCGTCCAGCGCAGACGCCAGCGCCTGGACCAGCGCAGGAGCAGACAGCTCCTCCGCCAGCCGGGTCTCGCCGCGGGCAAAAATCAGCATGTCGCGAACTTGCTGCTCAAGATGCGTCAGACGGGACATCAAACGGGAAGCGCAACGCTGGCGCATCTCCTCATCCAGGTCGTCCTGGCCAAGGTGCCCGCCATACAGGATGGCGGCGGAAAGCGGCGTGCGAATCTGGTGGGCCAGCGACGCGACCATCTTGCCCATGGCCGACAGGCGCTGGGCATGGGCCAACTGGGCCTGGAGATGACGGGTCTCTGTCAGATCCGTCAGCAGGATCAACTGCCCTGGCTGGTTCTCCATGGTACGGATTTCAATACTCACCCGGCGGCCATCCTTCAGCGACACCTCATGGCCGTCATCCCGCCGAGGCGCAAAACAGCGACGAATCACATCCACCCAGCGCTCACCGTCAAGGGGCTCACCGAGCAGGGTGATTGCTGCCGGATTGGTCTGCGTCACCACACCCTGGCTGTCGAGTACCACCACGCCGGCAGGAAGCGCATGAAGCAACGTGGAAAGCCGGTCCG
Above is a genomic segment from Marinobacter panjinensis containing:
- the fliE gene encoding flagellar hook-basal body complex protein FliE, producing MVQRADINSVLSEIRNMRSQMMENQRVEQDNNIRGRIDGPSRLQETPETPKFSDMLSQAVGSVNELQQSSNDLKTAYDMGDPNVDITRVMIASEKASISFEALTQVRNRVVKAYEDIMNMPV
- a CDS encoding sigma-54-dependent transcriptional regulator — its product is MAKAQILIVEDDHDLREALVTTLELAKFRVREAADARQALAQLAESPVDMVVSDVNMPGMSGHDLLHEIQRLYPGLPTMLITAYGQISHAVSAMQAGAIDYLVKPFEPAVLVDAVSKVVGGGRQKGGDQPVAEDPISKRMFQLATKVAGSDSTVMISGESGTGKEVLARYIHQQSPRSEQPFVAINCAAIPENMLEAILFGHEKGAFTGAVASSPGKFEQANGGTILLDEISEMDLSLQSKLLRVLQEREVERVGGRKTIVLDVRVIATTNRDLSDHVREGKFREDLYYRLTVFPMHWQPLRERALDIMPLATALLKAHCRKMKLTGVTFAPDARNALMTHRWPGNVRELDNAIQRALVLHQGNVIHAGDLCLELGITGRMDSGSASVTPGQVAPEPPSVAVAQTGEKTTDQSTGKGFEDLASTSLGDEVRQREFRIIIQALKKERGRRNRAAEQLGISPRTLRYKLAQMRDAGIDLDAELAAA
- a CDS encoding sensor histidine kinase translates to MSQLQFVGLSSAKKPLATEGPSANAAADVNDKVTALFPEQDDEAVGTALDLFNQMSRQITDSYRTLESRVNQLSGELSAESQQRQAELEQKEELADRLSTLLHALPAGVVVLDSQGVVTQTNPAAITLLGEPLDGERWVDVIRRCFAPRRDDGHEVSLKDGRRVSIEIRTMENQPGQLILLTDLTETRHLQAQLAHAQRLSAMGKMVASLAHQIRTPLSAAILYGGHLGQDDLDEEMRQRCASRLMSRLTHLEQQVRDMLIFARGETRLAEELSAPALVQALASALDGLKLPSGVAVELDSQADSESLMCNRDALVGACTNLVNNSVEAGATTVTVAIASANGELVVRIADNGPGFSPEQASQLLEAFYTTKSHGTGLGLAVVQAVVKAHQGRFAIEAPSEGGAVATISLPLLRSLSAGGRHSQAKKA
- the fliF gene encoding flagellar basal-body MS-ring/collar protein FliF, whose protein sequence is MASLPAETSSSNMPAARGDDTGESRSDLIFGFNRLNLLRQVGLMVGLAASVALGVAVVLWAQEPNYQPVVGDMSGYNPQDVTTILDANGIEYRMEPRTGALLVPSDEVYNARLKLAAEGVTDEQTMGYELLDQDRGLGTSQFMETISFRRGLEGELARTIGSMRTVRAARVHLAIPERSVFVRDARTPTASVFLEVVAGRRLEHEQIASIVNLVAGSIPEMSKDNVTVVDQSGNLLTGRDDGGDSRQMEDQYDYTARVEDRLTRRVASLVRPVVGDGRFRAEVTADLDFSSVEQAEELFNPEQQAVRSERQMSERRAAGGTGGIPGALSNQPPAQATVPEQANDSDEGGAQAPPVNVREESTRNYEMDRTVSYVRQELGRVKRLSVALAVDDMKVVDPQTGEVSYEPWPEQELQRLTMLVRDAVGYSAARGDSVTVMNTAFAAQEQMEFEAPGFWEQPWFWDLMKQVLAGLVILVLVLGLLRPTLKSLSGGGRNERRGDSGEDGYEGLDGIEGGDALREAMHSQDDLLLPGATDSYDRQLNALKGLIAEDPARVSQVMRQWVNVDD
- the fliG gene encoding flagellar motor switch protein FliG gives rise to the protein MTDENNRQPEAPQKLQRKIPRVEQAAILLMSLGENDAAEVLKHMGPKEVQRVGVAMAQMKDVSKDDVTFVLNQFVEAVGGQTGLGVGNDDYIRTMLTQALGDDKASSLIDRILIGGNTTGLDTLKWMEPRAVGDIIRYEHPQIQAIVISYLDPDQAAEILGTLDDKVRLDVMMRVASLESIQPQALQELNDILEKQFSGGSAAQTSRIGGVKRAADIMNFMDRSIEGGLMDSIKDMDPDLASTIEDLMFVFDNLKDIDDRGIQALLREVSSEVLVVALKGADDGVQEKIFKNMSKRAAELLQDDLEAKGPVRVSEVESAQKDIITIARRMAEAGEITLGGAGEEMM